Below is a window of Narcine bancroftii isolate sNarBan1 chromosome 13, sNarBan1.hap1, whole genome shotgun sequence DNA.
tgaacaattatatcaaactgaaaacgaagggaaagaagggaaaatagatgaatttttaaccaaaattaaactagcaaaattacaaatagaggaacaaaataaattaacagaaccatttgaaatagtagaaatacaagagataataaaaaaaattaccaaataataaaacaccaggagaggatggattcccaatagaattcgataaaacatttaaagatttattaatttctcccctcctggaagtaatcaaccagattgataaaacacaaagcttaccagattcatgtaaaacagcaataattacagtaatactaaagcaagggaaagatccacttgcaccagcgtcatatagaccaatatcattacttaacacagattataagataatagctaaactattagcaaacagattagcagagtatgtacctaaaatggtaaatctagaccaaactggatttattaaaaaaagatgcacaacagacaatatttgtaaatttattaacttaattcatgcagtagaagggagcaaagcgccaacagtagcagttgctttagatgcagagaaggcctttgacagagtagaatggaattatttattcaaagtattgcaaaaattcagtttaccagagaagtataataattggattagagcattatataaggggccattggcgaaagtgacagtaaatggatatatatcaaagcaatttaacttaggcaggtcaacacggcagggatgcccactatcacccttattgttcgtgttagctatagaaccactagcagaattgataagaacagaaaataatataaaagggataaaaataaaagacaaggaatataaaatcagtttatttgcggatgatgttatagtgtacttaacagaaccagaactatcaataaaagaattatataagaaattgaaggaatatggagaagtgtcgggttacaagattaacgtaaataaaagtgaagcaatgccaatgaataatgcggatttctcaaaatttaagaaggaatcaccattcagatggcaaatggaagcaataagatacctaggtatacaaataaataaaaatctcggccatctatataaactccattattatccactaatgaaaaaattacaggacgatttagagcattggaaagatttaccactaacactaataggaaggataaactgtattaaaatgaacagtttcccaaggatattatacctatttcaggcattgccaatacacttgacagagaaattcttcaaggagttaatgaaaataataaggaaatttttatggaaagggggggggaaaccgaggatagcactagataaattaacagaatggtataaacaaggaggcttacaactgccaaactttaaaaattattatagagccgcacaattaagatacctatcagatttttaccaaacaagggaaaagccagattggactagattagaattagataaaataggggaaaagatacctgaacacatattatataaatgggatgaaaaattggtacaacgtaggagttctccagtattacatcatctactcaatatttggaaaaagattcatgtagaaaggaataaaacaaattaccaattaccaaaactaatattgatgcaatatTAGTTtttcaatagataacctttcctttagagaatgggagaaaaaagggatcaaaagaatagaaaattgtttttcaggagatagattattatcctttgaacaaatgaaagatgaatacaatataactcaagatacagtgctggcatattaccaattgagatcctacttgaaggacaaattaggaagcagtctgaggttaccagagggaagtaactttgaatatgtgattacagacacaatgataatcaaaagatttataacaaatatgtatattaaactgcaagaaaaggagaatgaggaaacaaatggtaaaactaaacaaaaatgggaacaagatttaaatataaagataaataaggaaacatgggagaaattatgttctggaacgatgagaaatacaataaatacgaggttacgtatgatacaatataactggatacacaggctatacattacacctcaaaagttaaataaatgggacccaacagtatctgatagatgttttcgatgtaaaaaagaaatgggaagaacaattcatgcaatctggacatatgagaaagtagaaaaattttgggaagatctaaaccaaatattaaataaaattacagaaaacaatataccaaaaaacccagagatcttcctcctaagtaacataaaaaacaaaggatttggaattgatttggatggtgcacaaaaaagatttgttaagatagctctagccgtagcacaaaaatgtattatgttaacctggaaattggaagataatttgaaaatacaacaatggtatatagaaatgaataaatgtattccattagaaaaaataacatatagtttaagaaataatattgaaatatttgaacaaatatgggagccttacatgaaacacaatagagaaaacctaccggggacattcactacctaaattaacaaaaggagaaggaaatgaaaagaattgactcagtggaatttcttgtttaattttattgaatgacaacattgtttgactggtttaatgtatcttagattttgtactttaaatggatgggggggaggtagggagggtggaatgggaggagggagggggggagaaaatgacactgtatatatttgaaaaggaaaatgtatgtatcatggtcaatgtggtttatggtgtgaaaaataaaaaattaaaaaaaaaaccatcgttctctcaaaaaaaaccaaaataaaacacacaaggacagctttttccccactgccatcagattcctgaatgatcaatgagcgGACTTGCTGATTGTTAAGttgaggaagggaaaactagaggtgtaaaATTTTGTGAACATTGGGGGGGATCAGAGATGAAGAGGACGAGCAAATTtaagggagtcactatctcggaggatctttcctggactcaacacaccaatggcatcgtgaagagtGCACGTTAGCGCttatacttcctcaggagtttgtggaggtttggtacgagGTCAGAAATACTGGCAGATTTCTGTAGAGGTGTGCTGGAAAGTTGTGCTGAGTGGCTGCATCATgggctggtatggggacaccaacacccatgcaaaaggtagtgtagtggatgcagcccaggacgtcacatgcaaaaccctcccctccattgtGAACATCGACagagaatgctgccgtcggagagcagcagcaatcatcaaggatccacaccacccagcacacgctctgttctcgctgctgccatcaggaaagaggtgcaggtgccacaagactcgcaccaccaggttcaggaacagctgcttcccctccgccatcagactcctcaacgacaaactcaatcgagGACTTATTTAAGGGCTCTGTGTATCATTTATCTCtgaatatttctttttctgcagtgcaccatcagtttgtttacatttctcccttttgtatacacctctttcttcttgagtactgtttatggttagcacagcgctattacagcaccagcggcccAGGATTGAGTCCAGCCCtttccgtaaggagtttgtaagttttccctatgtctgcgtgattttccaatgaattgtctggttacctcccacccttcaaaacgtaccgggggttgtgggttaattggtgtatttggggcagcacgggctcgtagactgactgttgtatgtctaaatttttaaaaaggtataCCGATAAGTataaattttgcctggcccgcaggaaaaacaatctcacagttgtatgtgatatcaaatATGttccttgacaataaatttgaactttgtaaaTGCCACTGAATATTTGTCTATtcttttctatttattttcttctgtttCTTTCATGTGGTAATTAAATTTATACTTATTGTTTGTTAGTGTATTTTAAATACCTACGTAGCTGCAGCAAACCAGAATTTAAGGGTCTCTGTAGCGTGCACAGGTAGTTGTATGTATGACAATCAAACATGATGATCATCTCATTACTACAGGGCTACCAGAGAAGGAACAAATCTCTAACAAGTCACCAAGTTGCCATCAACCGGGGTCTCCAGCGGTGCAAGGTGCAAACGGTGCTCACCGAAGTCGGCCAATCAGTGGTCTGAAGCCGGACCACTGCTTTGACTCTGTAAGGGCCACGTGCCCAACACCAGAAACCACAAAGGATGCAGGTGCCACCACTCCCTTCCGATCcgcccagggcagggacagccagACCCGACTGGGGGCGTCACGCGAAGCAAAGGCCTCCGGCTCTGATGGAAGAACCACGGAGCAGCAGGTCAACGGTAACCTGGTCCCCATGCAGAGAGAAACACCCAGCTTGCGGACCCCATTGTGCAAGACCCCCGAGAGCTGTCCCCCTCAGGAAGAGCAGTGTGTAATCCCTAAAAACATTCAGCATAAGTTTAGGACCCACGTTCTGAATGAGGTCCTATCGGACAAAGAGGTGAGTGAAAAATTCCCCAGGTTGACAGAGCGAGCGAGttgctttctttcattttattttcatttgtatttcCTGTGAATTATTCAGCTAATCTCCAGACATGGGTCCCTTCCTTCACAAGAAgtcaaatagaatgttggccttctttgctagaggaattgaatttaagagcagggaggttacagggcactggtgaggccacatctggagaagtgcatgcagttctggtctccttacgtgaggaaggatgtacaggtcgagtaccccttatccgaagaTCCAAAACCACATTTAATTTTAGCACCGATGTGACATCAGAAGTGGGGGGAAAAACATTCACCATCTGGCTTGTCTGTGTGGGGCTCTGACCCTCTCTCGGTGCTGGTTTGATTACGATAAcagtaaataaaaacaaaatctttgcttTTTGCTGGGAAAATGCCAAATGGAATTGGATCCTTTTGGCATCAGCTGCAGCTGGAGTCAGtaactccatcctcaacatcggGTGCGGTGCTGTCTGCATTGTAGAAGTCGCCTTTTCCTCTCAGGCAGAGCAGGACCATAGTCATGGACCAGTGGTGGCGGTGGGCAGGTGTCGGGGTCCGGCTGCGGCAAATGGGGACCGACAAATCCAAAAACTGAAAATAGTCTAGTCCCAAGTATTTCAGATacggggtactcgacctgtacaggctttggaggtggtgcagaggaggttcaccaggatgattccagagatgaaggggtggggaggttgctggcctatgaggagagattgagtcttccgggactgtactcgctggaatttagaggaatgagaaaggagcttatagaaataaataaaattatgaaaggcatagataagagggAGGTAAGTTCTTCACATGGGATGGGAGTCTGGAACTGGGGACATTGCCTGAATGttcagggtaatagatttaggatgtagatgaggaggaactgcttttcccagagggtggggaattatggaatttgctgcccattgaaggaggggaggtgacctcagtaaatatatttaaggcgaGGTTGGCTAGATTTTtatatagttggggaattaagggatatggggaaaaggcaatggGTGGAGATGAGATgatcatcaaatcagccatgatcccatTGAATAGCTGTGCAGGCTCAACGGGCTGAaggaccaactcctgctcctgtttcttatgttcaccCCAAAGACTAGGGGCTGGACATCGACACAAGTGATTCTGATAAGAGGAGGAAGAAACTATCCTTGGATATTTATGCCTTCaaagggaggggaagaggtaTCCTTAGGTATTCAGTCTGTGACATGAGGTTCAAGAGCGACTTGATATCCATGGAGCAAAACCCCACATTATCTCATGCCTTGAACAAACAGGAAGAGGCACCTGCCTGTTCCCTGGCTTGGAGGAAGGCCATCCTGACCTGTGTTTTATTATTGATTCCCCCAAAGGTTAAGGAGTTCTTGAATCAGAAAGGAAACACAGCACAGAGGAGGCAAAAGACCATCATCGATGAGTTGAACATGTATGAAAAAATAGGCTTTCTATTGCGAAGTAACATCTTCCCAGGTACTGTCAAATCTAACCAAAGCTTTTCACTTAAATTATTCATCAATTGTTCACTTTGATCTTAACCAAAtaacaataaaacccctggtatccggaattcaagcaaccagaaaaaaaaatcgtggaaaaagattttaaaaaatagtttacCAATCACACAagatacaatctcaagcaaccagaaatttGAGCATCTACCAATGCCAGTtgccggataccaggagtttGACTGTACTAGCATAATCACATTAAACGAGATAGGCTGCAGGTGCAGCGGTTTAGTGCAggacacaaatatgctggagaaactcagcaggtcaggcagcatccattccaactttcttgtcatctgattgcacgagtacaacctgatgaaacagcgctctctggtcctcggtgcaaaaacgtggagacacacaaccaggtatagcacacattcagacaaacaatacatatgcaggacgagTACTCAcatagaataaataaataaatatcttttCATAAATCTGAGAGTTTTGGACggtcagtgtgagcagatcctttggtcgctCTGCGTTCTCCctgcccgtaggaagaagctgttcctcagcctggtggtgctggctctgatcctcctgtatctcttccccgacgggaacagctgaaagatgctgtgagtggagtggaagggggtcctcaatgacctTGCCAGCCCTCTTCAGACCATGATCATCtcgatgggtgggagggagatcCAAgggatcctctctgtcactcttgtagtcctgtggattgacctccgatccatttctctgcagaaactgtACCGCCCTGCAAtggagccggccaggacgctctcgatagagctcctgtagaaagttgacctaATGGTGGCCGATACATAGGAAGTAAGGTTACCTTTTCAATTGGCCCAGGCCCGAAGGATTCCcatgaatgctgcgtgacctgttgagcttctccaacacatttgtgtacAGCACTAGTGCGATCAATCCTGTTTGCGAGGAGTTGGAATGGTGGTACAACAGGAAAGTGCAGGTGTCTCTGGAAGGTAGTTATTGATTGGAAATTTGTCCATGCGTGGTGCTATATaaataccatatatacttgtgtaaaagttgataccatgtaaaagtcgacccgcTTATTTTTGGCCCAAATATCtgatattttccatatattgcgtgtaaaagtcaaccccagtCTCGCGCCTCGGTCTGGGCTGTCTGTCCATCAGAGCTCGTGGTGTCTCGctatcaaaagtagtatccatgttaTAATCGACCACATAAATTTATCATTAAAAATGGTTTACAGAAAATCAACAGGTACATAATGTTCGGGGCAAAGAtgaattcatttcc
It encodes the following:
- the LOC138748213 gene encoding ciliary microtubule inner protein 4 isoform X4 — protein: MDPECRQFQVSEGMKIEDKLMTAKVVAANKFPGRTLFGTTLDCQGLPEKEQISNKSPSCHQPGSPAVQGANGAHRSRPISGLKPDHCFDSVRATCPTPETTKDAGATTPFRSAQGRDSQTRLGASREAKASGSDGRTTEQQVNGNLVPMQRETPSLRTPLCKTPESCPPQEEQCVIPKNIQHKFRTHVLNEVLSDKEVKEFLNQKGNTAQRRQKTIIDELNMYEKIGFLLRSNIFPGFSGGWKSEAQSTYTKEVVDCFKRDPEQWHGRTSDDLGMVSLRFPWPPSFFKPLLIIKYFLVFLNDEVGTVYIPTQ
- the LOC138748213 gene encoding ciliary microtubule inner protein 4 isoform X3, encoding MDPECRQFQVSEGMKIEDKLMTAKVVAANKFPGRTLFGTTLDCQGLPEKEQISNKSPSCHQPGSPAVQGANGAHRSRPISGLKPDHCFDSVRATCPTPETTKDAGATTPFRSAQGRDSQTRLGASREAKASGSDGRTTEQQVNGNLVPMQRETPSLRTPLCKTPESCPPQEEQCVIPKNIQHKFRTHVLNEVLSDKEVKEFLNQKGNTAQRRQKTIIDELNMYEKIGFLLRSNIFPGFSGGWKSEAQSTYTKEVVDCFKRDPEQWHGRTSDDLGHDVTEPPIVSRQASIPARHFHTECWRNPAGQMVSFFKIFKKFITS
- the LOC138748213 gene encoding ciliary microtubule inner protein 4 isoform X5; amino-acid sequence: MDPECRQFQVSEGMKIEDKLMTAKVVAANKFPGRTLFGTTLDCQGLPEKEQISNKSPSCHQPGSPAVQGANGAHRSRPISGLKPDHCFDSVRATCPTPETTKDAGATTPFRSAQGRDSQTRLGASREAKASGSDGRTTEQQVNGNLVPMQRETPSLRTPLCKTPESCPPQEEQCVIPKNIQHKFRTHVLNEVLSDKEVKEFLNQKGNTAQRRQKTIIDELNMYEKIGFLLRSNIFPGFSGGWKSEAQSTYTKEVVDCFKRDPEQWHGRTSDDLGHWAQMNIIHQRVKKALGELEKRLENS
- the LOC138748213 gene encoding ciliary microtubule inner protein 4 isoform X1 — protein: MDPECRQFQVSEGMKIEDKLMTAKVVAANKFPGRTLFGTTLDCQGLPEKEQISNKSPSCHQPGSPAVQGANGAHRSRPISGLKPDHCFDSVRATCPTPETTKDAGATTPFRSAQGRDSQTRLGASREAKASGSDGRTTEQQVNGNLVPMQRETPSLRTPLCKTPESCPPQEEQCVIPKNIQHKFRTHVLNEVLSDKEVKEFLNQKGNTAQRRQKTIIDELNMYEKIGFLLRSNIFPGFSGGWKSEAQSTYTKEVVDCFKRDPEQWHGRTSDDLGAWTDTLMAHERWSRHLQRYIGKQLKLRRTGSKACDLVAIAEPGHPKAQKKVAAKLPTGRVKLQADGTIKKDEKFWEFYNQSLPPL
- the LOC138748213 gene encoding ciliary microtubule inner protein 4 isoform X2 — translated: MDPECRQFQVSEGMKIEGLPEKEQISNKSPSCHQPGSPAVQGANGAHRSRPISGLKPDHCFDSVRATCPTPETTKDAGATTPFRSAQGRDSQTRLGASREAKASGSDGRTTEQQVNGNLVPMQRETPSLRTPLCKTPESCPPQEEQCVIPKNIQHKFRTHVLNEVLSDKEVKEFLNQKGNTAQRRQKTIIDELNMYEKIGFLLRSNIFPGFSGGWKSEAQSTYTKEVVDCFKRDPEQWHGRTSDDLGAWTDTLMAHERWSRHLQRYIGKQLKLRRTGSKACDLVAIAEPGHPKAQKKVAAKLPTGRVKLQADGTIKKDEKFWEFYNQSLPPL